One genomic window of Gallaecimonas sp. GXIMD4217 includes the following:
- a CDS encoding 3-oxoacid CoA-transferase subunit A, with amino-acid sequence MIDKQIASAAEAVADIFDGATVMIGGFGEAGSPIELIHALIDQGAKNLTVVNNNTGSGHVGLAALIENGQVGKMICSFPRTANSTVFPDLYRAGKIALELVPQGTLAERIRAGGAGIPAFYTATSVGTPLADGKEHRHFGGREFVLEPALTADFALIKCQRADRYGNLSYNKTARNFAPIMAMAARRTLVQTSEIVEAGDMDPEQVVTPGIFVDRIVTIAEPLQGSVLVAEGRSYP; translated from the coding sequence ATGATTGATAAACAGATAGCCTCCGCCGCCGAGGCGGTGGCCGACATCTTCGATGGCGCCACCGTGATGATCGGCGGTTTCGGCGAGGCCGGCAGCCCCATCGAACTGATCCACGCCCTGATCGACCAGGGCGCCAAAAACCTCACCGTGGTCAACAACAACACCGGCAGCGGCCACGTCGGCCTGGCGGCACTGATCGAGAACGGCCAGGTGGGCAAGATGATCTGCTCCTTCCCCCGCACCGCCAATTCCACCGTCTTCCCGGATCTGTACCGGGCCGGCAAGATAGCGCTGGAGCTGGTGCCCCAGGGCACCCTGGCCGAACGGATCCGCGCCGGCGGCGCCGGCATCCCGGCCTTTTACACCGCCACCTCCGTGGGCACCCCCCTGGCCGACGGCAAGGAGCACCGCCACTTCGGCGGCCGGGAATTCGTGCTGGAGCCGGCCCTGACCGCCGATTTCGCCCTGATCAAGTGCCAGCGGGCCGACCGTTACGGCAACCTCAGCTACAACAAGACGGCCCGCAACTTCGCGCCGATCATGGCCATGGCCGCCCGCAGGACCCTGGTGCAGACCTCCGAAATAGTGGAAGCGGGTGACATGGATCCCGAGCAGGTGGTCACCCCGGGCATCTTCGTCGACCGCATCGTCACCATCGCCGAGCCGCTGCAGGGATCCGTACTGGTGGCCGAAGGGAGATCCTACCCATGA
- a CDS encoding LysR family transcriptional regulator, with amino-acid sequence MELRALRYFQAVYEARSVSAAARACFVSQPSITAAILQLESTLGTRLFVRHARGVLPTEAADRLYPRAKKMGDQAQRILDMFNEGPTPVSLRLGLMRSLGAQRMSGLLKQLHRRIDNLEVTLVDPQEPCDARIVLAETKARHEQFVSIWRDSYQLALPKDWSQAGQASIRLTELDQMPFVNRSPCAVLEQLKLVLKQAGLAIQPRANIRTIEYAWQLVSAGIGAALLPDWPEIRKAEELVLRPIKGVRLQTDIGLAYKDGGADPELLQAVRAVCEQEGGHGD; translated from the coding sequence ATGGAATTAAGAGCCCTGAGGTATTTCCAGGCCGTCTACGAGGCGCGCAGTGTCAGCGCCGCGGCGCGGGCCTGCTTTGTTTCCCAGCCCTCCATCACCGCCGCCATACTGCAGCTGGAATCCACCCTGGGCACCCGGCTTTTCGTCCGCCACGCCAGGGGGGTGTTGCCGACCGAGGCCGCCGACAGGCTCTATCCCAGGGCCAAGAAGATGGGCGACCAGGCCCAGCGCATCCTCGACATGTTCAACGAGGGGCCCACGCCGGTGTCGCTGCGACTGGGGCTGATGCGCTCCCTGGGCGCCCAGCGCATGAGCGGCCTGCTCAAGCAGCTCCACAGGCGCATCGATAACCTGGAGGTGACCCTGGTGGATCCCCAGGAGCCCTGCGATGCCCGCATCGTCCTGGCCGAGACCAAGGCCAGGCATGAGCAGTTTGTCTCCATCTGGCGCGACAGCTACCAACTGGCGCTTCCGAAGGACTGGTCCCAGGCCGGCCAGGCCAGCATCAGGCTCACCGAGCTCGACCAGATGCCCTTCGTCAACCGCAGCCCCTGCGCCGTCCTGGAGCAGTTGAAGCTGGTGCTGAAACAGGCCGGCCTGGCCATCCAGCCCAGGGCCAACATCCGCACCATAGAGTACGCCTGGCAACTGGTCAGCGCCGGCATAGGGGCCGCGCTGCTGCCCGACTGGCCGGAGATCCGCAAGGCCGAGGAGCTGGTGCTGCGGCCCATAAAGGGGGTAAGGCTGCAGACCGACATCGGCCTGGCCTACAAGGACGGCGGCGCCGATCCCGAACTGCTCCAGGCGGTCAGGGCGGTGTGCGAGCAGGAGGGCGGCCATGGCGACTAG
- a CDS encoding DNA-3-methyladenine glycosylase I produces the protein MTNNFVGPDARPRCRWCGDAPEFLEYHDREWGFPVADDNRLFEKLCLEGFQSGLSWRTILAKRENFRAAFAQFDIDKVALFSERDVERLLQDAGIVRHRGKIEAVINNARRALELREQEGSLAAFFWGFEPRAEALAEPQTVSSSPASVALSKALKKRGWKFVGPTTVYAFMQAMGLVNDHVADCVTRSRVEQARASFKRP, from the coding sequence ATGACCAACAACTTCGTAGGCCCGGATGCGCGTCCCCGCTGCCGTTGGTGCGGGGACGCGCCCGAATTCCTCGAGTACCACGATCGGGAATGGGGTTTCCCGGTCGCAGACGACAACCGCCTCTTCGAGAAGCTGTGCCTGGAAGGCTTCCAGTCCGGCCTGAGCTGGCGGACCATACTGGCCAAGCGGGAAAACTTTCGGGCCGCCTTCGCCCAATTCGATATCGACAAGGTCGCGCTCTTCAGCGAGCGGGATGTGGAGCGCCTGCTCCAGGATGCGGGCATAGTGCGCCATCGTGGCAAGATAGAGGCGGTGATCAACAACGCCAGGCGCGCCTTGGAGCTCAGGGAACAGGAAGGCTCCCTGGCCGCCTTTTTCTGGGGCTTCGAACCCAGGGCCGAGGCACTGGCAGAACCCCAGACGGTGTCGAGTTCGCCCGCGTCCGTGGCCCTGTCCAAGGCCCTGAAGAAGCGGGGCTGGAAGTTCGTGGGCCCGACCACCGTCTATGCCTTCATGCAGGCCATGGGACTGGTTAACGACCATGTGGCGGACTGCGTCACCAGGAGCCGGGTGGAGCAGGCCAGGGCGAGCTTTAAACGCCCTTAG
- a CDS encoding RimK/LysX family protein translates to MNNDKRLVGALELCDLPQLTITDLHVRVDTGAQTSSLHVDNLEEFSRQGDLWVSFDIHPDIHNVERIVRREAKVHSVRQVKSSNATRQKRYVILTELCMAGQCWTIQLTLTDRSEMTYLMLLGREAMVGRLIVDPEQKYLLKPDTE, encoded by the coding sequence GTGAACAACGACAAGCGCCTGGTCGGCGCCCTGGAGCTGTGCGATCTGCCCCAGCTGACCATCACCGATCTGCATGTACGGGTGGACACCGGCGCCCAGACCTCGTCCCTGCACGTGGACAACCTCGAGGAGTTCAGCCGCCAGGGCGACCTCTGGGTCAGCTTCGACATCCACCCCGACATCCACAACGTCGAACGCATCGTGCGCCGGGAGGCCAAGGTGCACTCGGTGCGCCAGGTCAAGAGTTCCAACGCCACCCGCCAGAAACGCTATGTGATCCTCACCGAGCTGTGCATGGCCGGCCAGTGCTGGACCATACAGCTGACCCTGACCGACAGATCCGAGATGACCTACCTGATGCTGCTGGGCCGGGAGGCCATGGTGGGCCGCCTTATCGTCGACCCGGAGCAGAAGTACCTGCTCAAGCCCGATACGGAATAG
- the rimK gene encoding 30S ribosomal protein S6--L-glutamate ligase, translated as MKIGILSRNARLYSTRRLVEAAKARGHEVQVVDALKCYMDITANQPSVFFKDKGDAIKLQFDAVIPRIGASITPYGCAVLRQFEVANVYCANESTAITRSRDKLRAHQLLARKGVGQPVTAYAHLANATGDLIEAVGGAPLIVKLIESTHGEGVVLAETRKAAETIINAFRGLKANFLVQEFIKEAGGSDIRCFVVGEKVIAAMQRTAQPGEFRSNLHRGGQAQLIRLRPEERALAVKAARVIGLTVAGVDIIRSAHGALVLEVNSSPGLEGIEGATGKDVAGTLIDYLEKDMLKGPNRLKGRG; from the coding sequence ATGAAGATCGGCATACTGTCACGCAACGCCCGCCTCTATTCCACCCGCCGCCTGGTGGAGGCCGCCAAGGCAAGAGGCCACGAGGTACAGGTGGTGGATGCGCTCAAGTGCTACATGGACATCACCGCCAACCAGCCCAGCGTCTTCTTCAAGGACAAGGGCGATGCCATCAAGCTGCAGTTCGATGCGGTGATCCCCCGCATCGGCGCCAGCATCACCCCCTATGGCTGCGCCGTGCTGCGCCAGTTCGAGGTGGCCAACGTCTATTGCGCCAACGAGTCCACCGCCATCACCCGCTCCCGGGACAAGCTCAGGGCCCACCAGCTGCTGGCCAGGAAGGGCGTCGGCCAGCCGGTGACCGCCTATGCCCACCTGGCCAACGCCACCGGCGATCTCATCGAGGCGGTGGGCGGCGCGCCGCTGATCGTCAAGCTCATCGAGAGCACCCATGGCGAAGGGGTGGTGCTGGCCGAGACCCGCAAGGCGGCGGAGACCATCATCAATGCCTTTCGCGGCCTCAAGGCCAACTTCCTGGTCCAGGAATTCATCAAGGAGGCCGGCGGCTCCGACATCCGTTGTTTCGTGGTGGGGGAAAAGGTCATCGCCGCCATGCAGCGCACCGCCCAGCCCGGCGAGTTCCGCTCCAACCTGCACCGGGGCGGCCAGGCCCAGCTGATCCGGCTGCGGCCGGAGGAACGGGCCCTGGCGGTCAAGGCCGCCAGGGTCATAGGCCTGACCGTGGCCGGGGTGGACATCATACGCTCCGCCCACGGCGCCCTGGTGCTGGAGGTCAATTCCTCCCCCGGCCTGGAGGGCATCGAAGGGGCCACCGGCAAGGACGTGGCCGGCACCCTTATCGACTACCTGGAAAAAGATATGCTAAAAGGGCCCAACAGGCTCAAAGGTAGAGGCTGA
- a CDS encoding magnesium transporter produces the protein MTIAPLDSAIQQLNLSFLTDHPRKAARALERLTPPVAAGVLESQPPHATVLIWPYLGQGAAVALLVALARDRACQLLTRLDPALAAALLSRLQEQDRQALLEALPASQAGELQELMAYPADTAGRLMTPRVQTFEAGLSVGELVTQLRARGESRAENLYVVDENQLLLGHLDAKQLLLAEPDTPLGELMEEIRVTAQALDPKEDILKQLGSVKAERVPVLDVHGRLLGAITRDNLFQVVKEDLVTDIQTMVGASREERALSPSLFAVRKRLPWLQINLLTAFAAAAVVGAFEGIIAQFTALAILLPVAAGQSGNAGAQALAVTMRGLTLREITPRHWRQVLFKEMSTGLLNGIAIALTCALGVFVWSQSLGLSLIIAISMVISLVVAGSAGALVPVMLKRLGQDPAQSSSIVLTTVTDIAGFLSFLGVATLLSGMLSP, from the coding sequence ATGACCATAGCCCCCCTGGACTCGGCCATACAGCAGCTCAACCTGAGCTTTCTTACCGACCACCCTCGCAAGGCGGCCCGGGCCCTGGAGCGGCTGACGCCGCCGGTGGCCGCCGGGGTACTGGAAAGCCAACCGCCCCATGCCACCGTGCTGATCTGGCCTTACCTGGGCCAGGGCGCCGCCGTGGCCCTGCTGGTGGCACTGGCCCGGGACAGGGCCTGCCAGTTGCTGACACGGCTGGATCCGGCCCTGGCGGCGGCGCTGCTGAGCCGGCTGCAGGAGCAGGACAGGCAGGCCCTGCTGGAGGCCCTGCCCGCCAGCCAGGCCGGTGAGCTGCAGGAGCTGATGGCCTACCCCGCCGATACCGCCGGCCGGCTGATGACCCCCAGGGTGCAGACCTTCGAGGCCGGGCTCAGCGTCGGCGAGCTGGTCACCCAGCTCAGGGCCAGGGGCGAAAGCCGGGCCGAGAACCTCTATGTGGTGGACGAGAACCAGCTGCTGCTGGGCCACCTGGACGCCAAGCAGTTGCTGCTGGCCGAGCCCGACACCCCCCTTGGCGAGCTGATGGAGGAGATCCGCGTCACCGCCCAGGCCCTGGATCCCAAGGAGGACATCCTCAAGCAGCTGGGCTCGGTCAAGGCGGAGCGGGTGCCTGTCCTGGACGTGCACGGCCGGCTGCTGGGGGCCATTACCAGGGACAACCTGTTCCAGGTGGTCAAGGAGGATCTGGTCACCGACATCCAGACCATGGTCGGCGCCAGCCGCGAGGAGCGGGCCCTGTCGCCCAGCCTGTTCGCGGTGCGCAAGCGCCTGCCCTGGCTGCAGATCAACCTGCTCACCGCCTTCGCCGCCGCGGCCGTGGTCGGCGCCTTCGAGGGCATCATCGCCCAGTTCACCGCCCTGGCCATACTGCTGCCGGTGGCGGCCGGCCAGTCCGGCAACGCCGGCGCCCAGGCCCTGGCGGTGACCATGCGCGGCCTGACCCTCAGGGAGATCACCCCCAGGCACTGGCGCCAGGTGCTGTTCAAGGAGATGAGCACAGGCCTGCTCAACGGCATCGCCATCGCCCTGACCTGTGCCCTGGGCGTCTTCGTGTGGAGCCAGTCCCTGGGACTGAGCCTGATCATCGCCATCTCCATGGTGATCTCGCTGGTGGTGGCCGGCTCGGCGGGCGCCCTGGTGCCGGTGATGCTCAAGCGCCTGGGCCAGGATCCGGCCCAGTCCTCGTCCATCGTCCTCACCACCGTCACCGACATCGCCGGCTTCCTCTCCTTCCTGGGGGTGGCGACCCTGCTGTCGGGGATGCTGTCACCCTGA